From Nitrospirota bacterium, a single genomic window includes:
- a CDS encoding zinc-dependent alcohol dehydrogenase family protein gives MKAMVLARTAEVETAPLQLRELPMPEPGPGEVLVRLTVCGVCRTDLHVIEGELANPRLPLVPGHQAVGIVSQVGAGVSERRVGERVGIAWLQQTCGTCEFCTSGRENLCERARFTGYQVDGGYAEYALAPAAFVYPIPPVFSDEEAAPLLCAGIIGYRALRLSGIQPGQRLGLYGFGASAHIAIQIARHWDCQVYVSSVKPEHQRLARELGAAWVGGVTDRPPDKLHGSIIFAPAGELVPPALRSLERGGTLALAGIHMTPIPSLDYDREVFGEKVIRSVTANTRQDGLDLLREAAAIPIKPRTLSFPLAEANRALQELKAGRYSGAGVLILS, from the coding sequence ATGAAGGCGATGGTCTTGGCGCGCACAGCGGAGGTGGAAACTGCCCCGCTGCAGCTTCGCGAGCTTCCCATGCCTGAGCCTGGCCCTGGGGAGGTTTTGGTTCGTCTCACTGTTTGCGGGGTCTGCCGGACGGATCTTCACGTCATCGAAGGCGAGTTGGCCAACCCCAGGCTTCCGCTCGTTCCCGGCCATCAAGCAGTCGGGATCGTGAGCCAGGTTGGCGCCGGCGTGAGTGAACGGAGGGTCGGGGAGCGGGTCGGCATCGCCTGGCTCCAGCAGACATGCGGCACCTGTGAATTTTGCACGAGCGGGCGTGAGAACCTCTGCGAACGCGCCAGGTTTACCGGCTATCAGGTCGATGGAGGCTACGCAGAGTATGCGCTCGCCCCGGCGGCATTTGTCTACCCGATTCCACCGGTCTTCAGTGATGAAGAGGCGGCTCCGCTCCTCTGTGCCGGGATCATTGGCTACCGTGCCTTGCGCCTGAGCGGCATTCAGCCGGGACAACGGCTCGGCCTCTATGGGTTTGGAGCCTCCGCTCACATTGCCATTCAGATTGCTCGTCATTGGGACTGTCAGGTCTATGTCAGCTCGGTGAAGCCGGAGCATCAACGGCTCGCCCGTGAGCTGGGTGCCGCCTGGGTAGGCGGGGTGACCGACAGGCCGCCGGACAAGCTCCACGGTTCGATCATCTTTGCGCCAGCCGGCGAATTGGTTCCGCCTGCGTTGCGATCACTGGAACGAGGCGGTACGCTCGCCCTCGCTGGCATTCACATGACGCCGATTCCCTCGTTGGATTACGACCGCGAGGTCTTTGGAGAGAAGGTTATTCGAAGCGTCACGGCCAATACGAGGCAGGACGGGCTCGATCTCCTGCGTGAGGCTGCGGCGATTCCGATCAAACCCAGGACCCTGTCCTTTCCCCTCGCCGAGGCCAACCGCGCCTTGCAAGAGTTGAAGGCCGGACGTTATTCGGGAGCCGGCGTGCTCATCCTCTCGTAA